The Hyphomicrobium sp. MC1 genome window below encodes:
- a CDS encoding UbiD family decarboxylase codes for MSKIREENRLAASDRERLQSLGDTIRWLKNSGYLLETDVEVDPDLEIVGIQKTLDGGVPTLFNTVKGKPNHAVITNLFSDISVVNQMFGWSDDTDRTHKLAKAISKPIKPELVPSELAPSQRFVVENPAEILGYLVPIRHTELETELTIGSGIRVVSGEVFGGGTDVGYNRINFRWGNVGTFQIAPGSHVWQVLTEASRKRERIPITFCFGVPVACTVMAGASFGYVILPHGCDELGVAGAIQGFPVRTVKAKTVDALALADAELVLEGYIDPRDSRYETAEAEADKTQGKHHFHPEWAGYMGKAYKAPTFHVTAVTSKGPTQKSLVHILGVHTLDDNNLMTMVREASMFELCNRLQPGIVQDVHIPYAMTDWGGVIIQVKKRSRLEEGWQRNFLAALLSTSQGMRLAIAVSEDVNIYSMDEIMWCLTTRVNPRTDILNPIPGGRGQTFMPAERMTAGDKEWTASNTNFEGGMGIDATIPYGYEKDFMRPRYPIDRVTLSRFFESDDIARATARRSGWTDLLSKSGR; via the coding sequence ATGAGCAAAATTCGGGAAGAGAACAGACTGGCAGCGAGCGATAGGGAGCGCCTGCAAAGCCTTGGCGATACCATCCGTTGGCTCAAAAATTCGGGATATCTGCTGGAAACCGACGTCGAAGTCGATCCCGATCTCGAAATCGTCGGGATACAGAAAACTCTGGATGGCGGCGTGCCAACTCTCTTCAACACCGTCAAGGGAAAGCCTAACCACGCCGTCATCACTAACCTCTTTAGCGACATTTCGGTCGTCAATCAGATGTTCGGTTGGAGCGACGACACCGACCGCACGCATAAACTCGCCAAGGCGATCTCAAAGCCGATCAAACCCGAACTCGTGCCGTCCGAACTGGCGCCCAGTCAAAGATTTGTCGTTGAGAATCCGGCTGAGATTTTGGGTTACCTCGTTCCGATCCGCCACACCGAGCTTGAGACGGAACTCACCATCGGATCCGGGATAAGGGTTGTCTCAGGTGAGGTTTTCGGCGGCGGCACCGACGTCGGTTACAATAGGATCAACTTTCGTTGGGGCAACGTCGGCACCTTTCAAATCGCGCCGGGGTCACACGTGTGGCAGGTTCTGACTGAGGCTTCCCGCAAGCGCGAGCGCATCCCGATTACCTTTTGCTTTGGCGTGCCGGTCGCCTGCACGGTCATGGCCGGGGCGTCCTTTGGTTATGTCATCCTTCCCCATGGCTGCGACGAGCTGGGCGTCGCCGGCGCCATTCAGGGATTTCCGGTGCGCACTGTCAAAGCGAAGACCGTCGACGCCTTGGCGCTAGCTGACGCAGAACTCGTTCTCGAAGGCTATATCGATCCGCGAGATTCGCGTTACGAAACGGCAGAGGCCGAAGCCGATAAGACGCAGGGTAAGCACCATTTTCACCCTGAATGGGCTGGATACATGGGGAAGGCGTATAAGGCTCCGACGTTCCACGTCACGGCGGTTACGTCGAAAGGGCCAACACAAAAATCCCTCGTCCATATTCTGGGCGTTCATACGCTCGACGACAATAACCTCATGACCATGGTGCGCGAAGCATCGATGTTCGAGCTTTGTAACCGTCTGCAACCTGGCATCGTCCAGGACGTTCACATCCCCTATGCGATGACCGACTGGGGTGGCGTCATCATCCAGGTGAAGAAGCGCAGCCGTCTCGAAGAGGGATGGCAGCGCAATTTCCTGGCGGCTTTGCTGTCGACATCTCAGGGGATGCGTCTCGCCATTGCCGTCAGTGAAGACGTTAACATCTACAGCATGGACGAGATCATGTGGTGTCTCACGACGCGCGTCAATCCACGCACCGACATTCTCAATCCAATACCCGGAGGCCGCGGACAAACCTTCATGCCCGCGGAGCGAATGACGGCGGGAGATAAAGAATGGACCGCAAGCAACACCAATTTCGAGGGCGGTATGGGGATCGATGCGACGATCCCCTATGGATATGAGAAGGACTTCATGCGGCCACGTTATCCCATCGATCGCGTGACGCTGTCTCGGTTCTTTGAAAGCGACGACATCGCGCGCGCAACCGCGAGGCGTTCGGGTTGGACGGACCTCTTGTCGAAATCGGGACGGTGA
- a CDS encoding TRAP transporter large permease: MSALLFIGLPAALIALGFPIFLAILAASLLIMHVDGIVPEAIQPIIFGSLQSFPLLAVPLFIVAGDIMGQGGIARRIVDWVLALLGGVRGSLPLATVASSEMFGTISGSSLGCMVAVGRLLYPSMRENGYSERFSVGIITSAGAIAIVVPPSIAMILYSLTAQQSLTKLFAAGILPGILIGTLLSVYIVWKTRAERLPLTARARWENVWAKTREAAWSLGMILVIFGGIYGGIFTPTEAAGVAVVYAIFVTHVVHREMPLVKLWEIFQRSATLTGSILIIVAAANVYSWLLTASGLPAAFAASIQQMHLGYAGTMLIINVVLLLVGSVLEPPAAILILVPVLLPLVTTFHVDPIHFGIVAVVNLSIGMFLPPFGLNIFAAKALFGVSFEQIYRGVLPFVAINVFALILIVCFPLISLTIPRLTN; the protein is encoded by the coding sequence ATGTCGGCGCTCCTATTTATCGGCCTGCCTGCAGCCCTGATCGCTTTGGGCTTTCCGATCTTTCTTGCCATTCTCGCCGCGTCGCTGCTGATTATGCATGTGGACGGCATCGTGCCTGAAGCAATTCAACCGATTATTTTCGGAAGCCTGCAAAGCTTTCCGCTATTGGCAGTACCCTTGTTCATTGTTGCCGGCGATATCATGGGGCAGGGCGGCATTGCCCGGCGAATCGTGGACTGGGTTCTCGCTCTCCTCGGTGGTGTCAGGGGATCATTGCCGCTTGCAACGGTCGCCTCGTCGGAGATGTTCGGCACAATTTCGGGATCGTCGCTTGGGTGCATGGTTGCGGTCGGCCGGCTGCTCTATCCAAGCATGCGCGAGAATGGATACAGCGAGCGGTTCTCCGTCGGCATCATAACGAGCGCCGGCGCTATTGCGATCGTCGTGCCTCCTTCGATCGCGATGATCCTCTACAGTTTGACGGCGCAACAATCGCTTACCAAACTCTTTGCAGCTGGCATACTGCCGGGCATCCTGATCGGCACCTTGCTTTCCGTCTACATTGTCTGGAAGACCAGAGCCGAACGCTTGCCTCTCACAGCTCGCGCGCGTTGGGAGAACGTGTGGGCGAAGACGCGTGAAGCGGCATGGTCACTCGGCATGATCCTGGTGATTTTCGGCGGCATCTATGGCGGCATCTTCACCCCGACGGAAGCCGCCGGCGTCGCGGTCGTCTACGCGATATTCGTCACGCACGTCGTGCATCGCGAAATGCCGCTCGTGAAACTTTGGGAAATTTTTCAGCGTTCGGCAACCTTGACCGGTAGCATTCTAATCATTGTGGCAGCGGCTAACGTGTACTCCTGGCTACTCACGGCAAGCGGGTTGCCCGCGGCTTTCGCAGCATCAATTCAGCAAATGCATCTTGGCTACGCGGGCACGATGCTCATCATCAATGTTGTTCTTCTCCTGGTCGGGAGCGTCCTTGAGCCGCCGGCAGCCATTCTCATTCTGGTGCCGGTCCTGCTTCCACTCGTCACGACGTTCCACGTCGATCCCATTCACTTTGGCATCGTCGCGGTCGTGAACTTGAGTATCGGAATGTTTCTGCCGCCTTTCGGTCTCAACATCTTTGCCGCCAAGGCGCTCTTCGGTGTGTCGTTCGAACAAATCTATCGCGGCGTTCTTCCATTTGTCGCCATCAACGTTTTTGCACTGATCCTGATCGTCTGTTTTCCGCTGATCTCCCTTACGATTCCGCGGCTCACAAATTGA
- a CDS encoding TRAP transporter small permease, with product MAALALALIVGLNVANIIGRFVFLAPIMWAEEVMMYLLTLSVFAGLSAMTLSDRQIKMELVIGRLPPLGQKVTNSIALFCLIGVSLYITFWTAPLIERFYRYGQLSDAAQISIAISQAIVPAGFLTAAVAALIRLRLIWSSSSAVCDVREVRASAAQQPNPT from the coding sequence GTGGCTGCGCTCGCTCTGGCGCTCATTGTTGGGCTCAACGTCGCGAATATCATCGGCCGCTTCGTATTTCTAGCACCTATCATGTGGGCAGAGGAGGTCATGATGTATCTCCTGACGCTATCGGTGTTTGCGGGGCTGTCCGCTATGACGCTCAGCGATCGCCAGATCAAGATGGAGCTCGTTATCGGCCGCTTGCCGCCTTTGGGGCAGAAAGTTACGAACTCGATTGCGCTTTTCTGCCTGATCGGTGTCTCACTTTATATCACCTTCTGGACAGCACCCTTGATCGAGCGCTTTTATCGTTATGGACAGCTGAGCGATGCTGCGCAAATATCCATCGCAATTTCACAAGCGATCGTTCCTGCAGGCTTTTTGACTGCTGCCGTCGCGGCTCTGATCAGATTGAGGCTCATCTGGTCGTCCTCATCGGCCGTTTGTGACGTGCGCGAAGTCCGAGCGTCTGCAGCGCAGCAACCCAACCCAACCTGA
- a CDS encoding TRAP transporter substrate-binding protein, giving the protein MRLVAHLTICASLALGLMGLSSTSEAQSPIIMKLGTATINDGQHEYYKRLAKEVEEKSGGRIKVEIYPASQLGSIPRQIESTQIGAIQGFIAPSEFFEGVDKRFQILGAAGLFKDWDQTERVLHDKEFRKLFFSFGAEKGLEVGGIFVSGPTGFNTRQPLASISDLSGKKIRIMSSPIQIESVKKLGASPIPISLGEVLPSLQQGTIDGVYIVLSVINQLRFYDVAPVMTETAFTYSTSVFVLSRTWLDQLPPDLRAVVEKSADDISASLAPWLKNFYAAQQQAWIKNGGKLEQLSKDDDDKARASLATLSDTLLSSDQTTAEAYKSLKAAQARVE; this is encoded by the coding sequence ATGCGGCTTGTCGCGCACCTCACCATTTGTGCTTCGCTCGCGTTGGGGCTAATGGGGCTCTCGTCGACGTCTGAGGCGCAATCGCCGATCATCATGAAGCTTGGCACCGCCACTATCAATGACGGTCAGCACGAGTACTACAAACGTCTTGCTAAAGAGGTCGAAGAGAAGTCAGGCGGACGCATCAAAGTCGAAATTTATCCTGCCAGTCAGCTCGGATCGATTCCCCGTCAAATCGAATCGACCCAGATCGGCGCCATCCAGGGCTTCATTGCGCCGAGCGAATTCTTCGAAGGCGTCGACAAGCGGTTTCAAATTCTCGGCGCCGCCGGGCTATTCAAAGATTGGGATCAAACCGAACGCGTGCTGCACGATAAGGAATTCCGCAAGCTCTTCTTCTCCTTTGGGGCGGAGAAGGGTTTGGAAGTCGGCGGAATATTTGTCAGTGGTCCCACGGGGTTCAACACCCGGCAGCCCCTCGCCAGCATCTCCGATCTCAGCGGCAAGAAGATCCGCATCATGTCATCACCAATTCAGATCGAGAGCGTGAAGAAACTCGGAGCGTCGCCAATACCCATTTCTCTTGGTGAAGTTCTCCCTTCCCTTCAGCAGGGAACGATCGACGGGGTCTATATCGTGCTTTCTGTCATAAATCAGCTTCGCTTTTATGATGTCGCGCCAGTCATGACCGAGACGGCATTCACGTACTCAACGAGCGTCTTCGTCCTAAGCCGAACATGGCTCGACCAGCTCCCTCCAGACCTGCGCGCCGTCGTTGAGAAGAGCGCTGACGACATTTCGGCATCGCTCGCCCCATGGCTCAAGAATTTTTACGCCGCGCAGCAGCAAGCGTGGATCAAGAACGGCGGCAAGCTCGAGCAACTGAGCAAGGATGACGATGATAAGGCCAGAGCCTCTCTCGCGACCCTGTCGGACACCTTGCTTTCTAGCGATCAAACGACGGCCGAGGCGTACAAGAGCCTCAAGGCTGCGCAAGCTAGGGTCGAGTGA
- a CDS encoding UbiX family flavin prenyltransferase, whose protein sequence is MSGKRRLIVGISGASGVVYGARLIEVLRDLDVETHLVITKSAIVTASIEGVDINQLRANATTTYANADLAAPISSGSFLADGMFVIPCSIKSMSEIATGVTSSLLSRAADVVLKERRRLVLAVRETPLHTGHLRTMTSLSEMGAIISPLAPAFYNRPATVDDLIDHTIGRLLDLFGLDAGIVKRWSGARPS, encoded by the coding sequence ATGAGCGGCAAACGCCGATTGATCGTCGGAATCTCGGGTGCTTCGGGTGTTGTCTATGGCGCGCGACTGATTGAAGTTTTGAGAGATCTCGATGTCGAAACGCACCTCGTGATCACAAAAAGCGCGATCGTCACCGCCTCGATTGAAGGCGTCGACATCAATCAGCTTCGCGCCAATGCAACGACCACCTATGCCAACGCCGATCTCGCCGCGCCGATCTCGTCTGGTTCTTTTCTGGCTGATGGGATGTTTGTTATCCCCTGCTCTATCAAGAGCATGAGCGAAATCGCGACCGGCGTAACATCCTCGTTGCTCAGTCGTGCAGCCGATGTCGTGCTGAAGGAGAGACGTCGACTGGTTCTCGCCGTACGCGAGACGCCGTTGCATACCGGTCACTTGCGCACCATGACTTCTCTTTCAGAAATGGGCGCGATTATCTCGCCGCTCGCGCCCGCCTTTTACAATCGACCCGCCACGGTCGACGATCTCATCGATCACACCATCGGAAGGCTTCTAGATCTCTTTGGGTTAGATGCCGGGATCGTAAAACGCTGGTCAGGAGCACGGCCCAGTTGA
- a CDS encoding TIGR02444 family protein produces MTTDPVDGGPAIDLWNFSLDVYAATGVAEECLTLQDSYRLDVNLILMAAFAGVKGRNIPQSHLDDASRCTADWYANVICGLRGVRRATKGLIANCSNPQEWETLRRSLKDIELKAEKEEQATLANWMQAHSASWPTAPAREAVVTNLGSLFNFYGMDDNDPNRVSYHLIVACEKFIAAREPSTARGCCGS; encoded by the coding sequence TTGACAACAGATCCCGTCGACGGGGGTCCCGCGATAGACCTTTGGAACTTTTCTCTGGACGTCTACGCAGCCACCGGCGTCGCGGAAGAATGTCTCACTTTGCAAGACAGCTATCGCCTCGACGTCAATCTGATCCTGATGGCGGCCTTCGCTGGAGTGAAAGGAAGAAATATACCGCAGAGCCATTTGGACGACGCGAGCCGATGCACGGCCGACTGGTACGCCAATGTTATTTGCGGCCTGCGCGGTGTGCGCCGAGCTACCAAGGGCTTGATCGCGAATTGCAGCAATCCGCAAGAATGGGAAACTTTACGACGCAGCTTAAAGGATATCGAGCTCAAGGCAGAGAAAGAAGAGCAGGCGACATTGGCAAATTGGATGCAAGCTCACTCGGCGTCGTGGCCAACGGCCCCTGCCCGCGAGGCCGTGGTCACCAACCTTGGCAGCCTTTTCAATTTTTATGGGATGGACGACAACGATCCTAATCGGGTTTCCTACCATCTCATCGTAGCCTGCGAGAAATTCATCGCAGCACGTGAGCCGTCGACAGCAAGGGGCTGTTGCGGCTCCTGA
- a CDS encoding transporter translates to MGLTLGAALPPGIYVSNLLHYGDGPDKTVTAEIPGFTWSTGKEFLGAQYSAALILEGLNLHFKNPKSINKSGIFSPLLVPVSLSWNLGQGYFVSVSEGVMFPFDSDVSLTTAGETSGWAAETRVAFSYLKDGWVISANTIFGATTPDDVGRKQPDYFNVDWSVAHTFGKWQVGVVGYGAWDLETTVTNSAAGAGHIAGVGGLVGYDFGGAKLLVELTHAVEQGGTTNYSRNDTHIWTRLSFPIWRPESEQSASLK, encoded by the coding sequence ATGGGCCTTACCCTGGGCGCTGCGTTACCACCCGGGATTTATGTCTCCAACCTCCTGCATTATGGCGACGGGCCAGACAAGACTGTAACGGCCGAAATCCCAGGGTTCACCTGGTCTACTGGAAAGGAGTTCCTTGGCGCCCAGTATTCTGCCGCCCTCATCCTTGAAGGCTTAAATTTGCATTTCAAAAATCCGAAATCGATCAATAAATCCGGCATTTTCAGCCCGCTGCTCGTACCTGTAAGTTTGTCATGGAATTTAGGACAGGGGTACTTCGTGTCGGTTAGCGAAGGTGTCATGTTTCCATTCGATAGCGACGTGTCCCTGACGACAGCTGGCGAGACGAGTGGATGGGCCGCCGAAACGCGCGTCGCCTTCAGCTATCTGAAAGATGGTTGGGTCATTTCCGCAAACACGATTTTTGGCGCCACGACGCCCGATGACGTTGGACGAAAGCAGCCGGACTATTTCAACGTTGATTGGAGCGTCGCGCACACTTTCGGAAAATGGCAAGTTGGCGTCGTTGGGTATGGCGCATGGGATTTAGAAACCACAGTCACGAATTCTGCAGCCGGCGCAGGTCACATCGCAGGCGTCGGCGGTCTCGTGGGCTATGATTTCGGCGGTGCCAAGCTCCTCGTCGAACTCACCCATGCGGTTGAACAAGGCGGGACCACAAACTATTCACGCAACGATACTCACATCTGGACGCGTCTGTCGTTCCCAATTTGGAGACCCGAGTCGGAACAATCCGCCTCGTTGAAGTAG
- a CDS encoding ABC transporter ATP-binding protein translates to MSLDQSQQLPLVEVQNVNLSFGGIVVLNNINLSIRESEVVALIGPNGAGKSAFLNCISGVYPTKRDARISLDNVRLDRLAAHRRARVGVSRTFQGLNLISSHSVLDNVLLGLTTHFALNVFGTLARPWAALRAEKLAREEAFEILNLCGLQKIWGERCSDLPFGLLRRVDLARALIGRPKLLLLDEPASGLSHDERPLIGQMVRLALTRKKLAVLWIEHDLDLVFSEARRAIVLHHGEQIDEGNPGDANQRARLIESYKNGRLVD, encoded by the coding sequence ATGTCATTGGATCAGTCCCAGCAGCTTCCTCTCGTAGAGGTACAAAACGTTAATTTGTCTTTTGGCGGAATAGTTGTCCTGAACAACATCAACCTATCGATTAGAGAATCGGAAGTCGTAGCGTTGATAGGACCGAACGGCGCCGGCAAGTCGGCGTTCCTAAACTGCATAAGTGGCGTATATCCCACAAAACGGGATGCCCGTATCAGCCTTGATAACGTCCGTCTAGACCGACTTGCAGCCCATCGTAGGGCGCGGGTAGGAGTGAGCCGGACATTTCAGGGATTGAATCTGATATCCAGTCATTCCGTTCTAGATAACGTCCTGTTGGGGTTGACCACTCACTTCGCGCTGAATGTGTTCGGGACGCTTGCTCGGCCATGGGCGGCACTTCGGGCAGAGAAGCTTGCGCGTGAAGAAGCGTTTGAAATACTCAACTTGTGTGGCTTGCAGAAAATTTGGGGAGAGCGCTGTAGCGACTTGCCGTTCGGCTTACTTCGTCGTGTCGATCTTGCGCGCGCGCTTATAGGTCGGCCCAAACTCCTTCTGCTTGATGAGCCGGCCTCGGGATTGAGCCACGATGAACGTCCCCTTATCGGCCAGATGGTCCGGTTGGCTCTCACCCGCAAAAAGCTTGCGGTTCTCTGGATCGAACATGATTTGGACTTGGTCTTCTCAGAGGCGAGAAGAGCCATCGTTCTGCATCACGGCGAACAAATAGATGAGGGTAATCCTGGGGACGCCAATCAGCGCGCCCGCTTGATAGAATCTTATAAAAATGGACGTTTGGTCGATTAG
- a CDS encoding ATP-binding cassette domain-containing protein: MASAGEDLLSLKGMSVAYDGKYALNNMSFNVRRGESVALVGSNGAGKTSLLSAIAGILQKGQIIDGQVFFNGENLPWGAIKTRRRVGIGLVPEKDKVFHLLTVDENLEIGRRAQHGRKKADAFDWFPRLAERRKTQAGNLSGGEQQMLALAMALLASPKLLLLDEPSLGLATPVVEMLCQSLRRLRNELSLTILVAESDTQWIPHLSDRAIVIDRGWPIATFDHIDDSSLETMHGMLLGLVNSSPAST, encoded by the coding sequence GTGGCTAGCGCTGGGGAAGACTTGCTGTCGCTAAAGGGCATGAGCGTCGCGTACGATGGAAAATACGCGCTGAATAATATGTCTTTCAACGTTCGGCGTGGCGAGAGCGTCGCCTTGGTTGGCAGCAATGGCGCGGGCAAGACGTCCCTGCTGAGTGCCATCGCTGGTATTTTGCAAAAGGGGCAAATAATTGATGGGCAGGTATTCTTCAACGGCGAAAATTTGCCTTGGGGAGCCATCAAGACACGGCGACGTGTCGGCATCGGCCTGGTCCCGGAAAAGGATAAGGTTTTCCACCTGCTGACGGTAGACGAAAATCTTGAAATCGGGAGACGCGCTCAGCACGGTAGAAAAAAGGCTGACGCATTCGATTGGTTTCCCCGTCTGGCAGAACGACGAAAGACGCAGGCTGGAAATTTATCCGGCGGCGAGCAGCAAATGCTTGCTTTGGCTATGGCGCTTCTCGCGTCGCCCAAGCTCTTGTTGCTTGATGAACCGAGCCTAGGATTGGCCACGCCTGTCGTGGAAATGCTTTGCCAAAGCTTAAGGCGCTTGCGAAACGAGCTTTCACTGACAATTCTCGTCGCCGAATCCGACACGCAATGGATCCCGCACCTCTCGGACCGTGCCATTGTCATTGACAGAGGTTGGCCGATCGCGACGTTCGATCATATCGATGACTCAAGTCTCGAAACGATGCACGGCATGCTCTTAGGCTTGGTCAACTCTTCTCCTGCGAGCACTTGA
- a CDS encoding branched-chain amino acid ABC transporter permease, whose amino-acid sequence MSNAYSEHNVSADLSSRQGDKSVRLRLLGVLAISVAIAAAPFALGNLALHLAVSGGLLALAAMPLTVLVGSAGLPSLGTAAFLCIGAFSAGIMANNLGLGLLPAVIASAVLGLLSGALVAATTLRVSGLYLAVGTLALQRAVGVIATDLDLKLTYAAGFMLDDPNLFGIRINSLERWWTLVAVLMFLVYAAFRNLQQSHVGREWALLRTHPAAAAAMGISITKSRIQVFALTSAIIAMVGVINAYHLGNVQAGTYTLELAIVYLTICALGKPGNLLGAITASYIIVLLPQIIQFLLGLFSVDATSRVAGLESIAIGSILILALLRVPQRVLEKLRLKSSRRG is encoded by the coding sequence GTGTCGAACGCATATTCCGAACATAACGTGAGTGCCGATCTATCTTCACGCCAAGGCGACAAGTCGGTGCGACTTCGCCTCCTTGGAGTCTTGGCTATCTCCGTAGCTATCGCGGCGGCGCCGTTTGCTCTCGGCAATCTCGCACTGCATCTTGCAGTAAGTGGAGGTTTGCTGGCCCTAGCGGCGATGCCGCTCACGGTTCTTGTGGGTTCTGCGGGTCTGCCATCGCTTGGGACCGCAGCCTTCCTTTGCATCGGAGCATTCAGCGCGGGTATTATGGCGAATAACCTCGGGCTCGGGCTGCTGCCTGCTGTTATCGCAAGTGCGGTGCTTGGACTTTTGAGCGGCGCGTTGGTCGCCGCAACGACCCTTCGAGTGTCAGGCCTTTATCTTGCGGTCGGAACACTGGCGCTTCAACGAGCCGTTGGCGTGATCGCGACTGACCTCGATCTGAAGTTGACCTATGCCGCCGGCTTCATGCTCGATGACCCAAACCTGTTCGGCATTCGCATCAACTCTCTTGAGCGCTGGTGGACGTTGGTCGCGGTCCTGATGTTCCTGGTTTACGCCGCTTTCCGTAATCTGCAGCAAAGTCATGTGGGCCGTGAGTGGGCATTGTTGCGTACTCATCCAGCTGCTGCAGCTGCTATGGGAATTTCGATTACGAAAAGCCGGATTCAGGTCTTTGCTCTTACGTCCGCAATCATCGCTATGGTTGGCGTGATCAATGCCTATCACCTGGGCAATGTCCAAGCAGGAACCTATACGCTCGAACTGGCAATCGTCTATCTTACGATTTGCGCATTGGGTAAGCCGGGGAACCTGTTGGGAGCTATCACCGCTTCTTACATTATCGTTCTGTTGCCCCAAATCATCCAGTTCTTGTTGGGGTTATTCTCCGTCGATGCCACCTCGCGCGTTGCAGGTTTGGAAAGTATCGCAATCGGCAGCATCCTGATTTTAGCGCTCCTGCGAGTTCCCCAACGTGTGCTGGAAAAACTCCGACTGAAGAGCTCGCGTCGTGGCTAG
- a CDS encoding branched-chain amino acid ABC transporter permease → MNFASFAVNTLSTTMVYALFAMAVVFAYRTSRILFFCVGEIGAVSAYVMAEVWGWSGQTAAGLPIAILATLAVDVAAGLLLFFILSQEKQEDPFVGTAITIAIAIILVGLMSVIWGSSVEQLPLVKGSITYAGATIPLVGLVAITVGALTVLTTLALFYWTSIGVELQAVAENRQLAMINGIPVGRRMLMTWVGACILCGIGAVLSGAVSAISVESSAIGFSGIVAAIIGGLTSPGGALVGALMLATGENLISLFFDVRYSTVVPVVFLLVLLMVRPWGLSSRVERIFRT, encoded by the coding sequence ATGAATTTTGCGTCATTCGCAGTCAACACACTCAGCACGACGATGGTCTATGCATTGTTTGCAATGGCCGTCGTATTCGCTTATCGCACCAGCCGCATCCTATTTTTCTGTGTCGGGGAAATCGGAGCGGTGTCGGCTTATGTGATGGCTGAGGTTTGGGGCTGGTCGGGTCAGACTGCCGCCGGTTTACCAATCGCAATCCTGGCGACGCTTGCGGTCGATGTCGCAGCGGGCCTGCTTCTCTTTTTCATTCTCAGTCAGGAGAAGCAGGAAGACCCATTCGTGGGGACGGCTATTACCATCGCGATCGCCATAATCCTGGTCGGTCTGATGTCCGTCATATGGGGAAGCTCCGTCGAGCAGCTTCCCCTTGTTAAGGGATCAATCACGTATGCAGGAGCGACGATTCCGCTCGTCGGCCTCGTCGCAATCACCGTTGGGGCGCTGACAGTGTTGACGACATTAGCCCTGTTTTATTGGACTTCGATAGGAGTCGAGTTGCAGGCCGTTGCGGAAAATCGGCAGCTGGCGATGATCAACGGCATACCTGTTGGCCGCCGAATGCTGATGACATGGGTTGGAGCATGCATTCTGTGCGGTATTGGCGCCGTACTTTCGGGCGCGGTTTCGGCGATATCAGTGGAAAGTTCGGCAATCGGGTTCTCTGGTATCGTTGCCGCGATTATCGGCGGTTTGACGAGCCCGGGAGGTGCGCTTGTTGGGGCGTTGATGTTAGCTACCGGCGAAAATCTGATCTCATTGTTCTTCGATGTCCGCTACAGCACGGTCGTCCCGGTCGTTTTTCTCCTCGTTCTTCTTATGGTTCGTCCGTGGGGGCTGAGTTCTCGTGTCGAACGCATATTCCGAACATAA